One part of the Lotus japonicus ecotype B-129 chromosome 2, LjGifu_v1.2 genome encodes these proteins:
- the LOC130741318 gene encoding probable GTP diphosphokinase RSH2, chloroplastic isoform X2 — MMKRQVQKAIAFARKAHRGQMRKTGEPYLTHCIHTGRILAALVPSSGKRAVDTVVAGILHDVVDDACQSLQDIEAEFGDDVVKLVAGVSRLSYINQLLRRHRRVSVNQGVLGQEEASNLRVMLLGMVDDPRVVLIKLADRLHNMRTIYALPLQKAQAVAEETLIIWCSLASRLGLWALKSELEDLCFAVLQPQIFQKMRADLASMWSPSSRIGNPRRLSVKGNLIPSEENNSTSFDNKSVTFKEDVSSMKDLLDAVVPFDILLDRRKRAKFLSTFGNNMETCMKPKVVLDAGLALASLVICEEALERELIISASYVPGMEVTLSSRLKSLYSLYSKMKRKDISIDKVYDTRALRVVVGDKKGTLHGPAVKCCYSLLDIVHRLWTPIDGEFDDYIINPKPSGYQSLHTAVQGPDNSPLEVQIRTQRMHEYAEHGLAAHWLYKETGNPFSSIDRMDEPETEASSYFSKDIEEENSPDSLLGRYKSLKAGHPVLRVEGSHLLAAVIISVENDERNLLVAVSFGLPASEAVGDRRSSFQIKQWEAYAQLFKKVSDEWWFEPGHGDWFTCLEKYTLCRDGMYHKQDQFGRLLPTFIQVINFTEEEESEYWDVVSAVFEGRPVDCITSRPKFDFVASTSVDASINNKVQLLRTMLSWEEQLRSEVSIKQIKQDAELYDLHGSLNLGEVVIICWPNGEIMRLKAGSTATDAALRVGLDGKLVLINGQLVLPNTKLKDGDVVEVRI; from the exons ATGATGAAAAG GCAGGTCCAGAAGGCTATAGCGTTTGCAAGGAAAGCGCACCGAGGCCAAATGCGGAAGACAGGAGAGCCTTATTTAACACACTGTATCCATACAGGAAGAATCTTGGCAGCGTTGGTTCCATCAAGTGGTAAACGA GCTGTTGACACGGTCGTGGCTGGTATTTTACATGACGTGGTTGATGACGCTTGTCAAAGTCTACAGGACATTGAGGCAGAGTTTGGGGATGATGTAGTCAAGTTGGTAGCTGGTGTTTCAAGGTTAAGCTATATAAATCAG CTATTACGCAGGCATCGAAGGGTAAGCGTGAACCAGGGTGTCCTTGGCCAAGAAGAG GCAAGTAATTTACGAGTGATGCTTTTGGGAATGGTTGATGATCCACGTGTTGTGCTCATCAAGCTTGCAGATCGTCTTCACAACATGAGAACAAT TTATGCTCTGCCATTGCAAAAGGCTCAAGCTGTTGCAGAGGAGACCTTAATTATTTGGTGTTCACTTGCATCAAGATTGGGTCTATGGGCTTTGAAATCTGAACTCGAAGATCTGTGCTTTGCTGTTCTACAG CCTCAAATATTTCAAAAGATGCGAGCTGATCTAGCTTCCATGTGGAGCCCTTCAAGCAGAATAGGAAATCCGAGAAGATTATCTGTGAAAGGAAACTTGATACCTTCGGAGGAGAACAATTCAACTTCTTTCGACAATAAATCCGTGACATTCAAGGAGGATGTCTCTAGTATGAAG gatCTTTTGGACGCTGTAGTCCCATTTGATATTTTGTTGGATCGGAGAAAACGGGCTAAATTTCTCAGTACTTTTGGGAATAATATGGAGACATGCATGAAACCAAAGGTTGTTTTAGATGCTGGGTTAGCTTTGGCATCATTGGTCATTTGTGAGGAAGCACTTGAGCGAGAATTGATTATCTCAGCTTC TTATGTTCCGGGAATGGAAGTTACATTATCAAGCCGATTAAAAAGCCTGTATAGTTTATACAGTAAG ATGAAACGAAAGGATATAAGCATTGATAAAGTATATGATACTCGTGCATTAAGAGTAGTTGTTGGAGATAAGAAAGGAACCTTGCATGGGCCTGCAGTTAAATGTTGCTATAGTCTTCTTGATATTGTACACAG GCTTTGGACTCCAATAGATGGTGAATTTGATGACTACATCATTAATCCTAAGCCTAGTGGCTATCAG TCCTTGCACACTGCTGTCCAAGGTCCTGACAACTCACCTTTAGAAGTACAAATAAGAACACAG AGGATGCATGAGTACGCTGAACATGGACTTGCTGCACATTGGCTTTATAAGGAAACTGGAAATCCTTTTTCATCCATAGACAGAATGGATGAACCTGAAACAGAAGCATCCTCCTATTTCTCCAAAGATATAGAAGAGGAAAATTCTCCAGATAGTTTATTAGGTAGATATAAGTCATTAAAGGCTGGGCATCCGGTCCTCAGAGTAGAAGGAAGTCACTTACTTGCTGCTGTTATCATCAG TGTAGAAAATGATGAAAGAAATTTGTTAGTTGCTGTCAGCTTTGGGCTACCAGCCTCTGAAGCAGTAGGTGACAGAAGATCTTCTTTCCAGATTAAGCAATGGGAAGCTTATGCACAACTATTCAAAAAG GTGTCTGATGAATGGTGGTTTGAACCAGGACATGGGGATTGGTTTACTTGTCTAGAGAAGTACACACTATGTCGAGATGGTATGTATCACAAG CAAGACCAATTTGGGCGCCTACTGCCAACATTCATCCAGGTTATCAATTTTACTgaggaagaagaatctgaaTACTGGGATGTTGTTTCTGCGGTGTTTGAGGGCAGGCCAGTGGATTGCATTACATCACGGCCAAAATTTGACTTTGTTGCATCAACTTCTGTGGATGCTAGCATCAATAACAAG GTGCAACTCTTGAGAACAATGCTTTCCTGGGAAGAGCAATTGCGCTCGGAAGTGAGTATCAAGCAAATAAAGCAGGATGCAGAGCTTTATGATCTTCATGGTTCTCTTAACCTTGGAGAAGTGGTAATTATATGTTGGCCTAATGGTGAAATTATGAGGTTAAAAGCTGGCAGCACTGCTACTGATGCGGCTCTAAGAGTTGGTTTGGATGGAAAGCTGGTTTTGATTAATGGACAGCTAGTACTGCCCAATACGAAACTCAAAGACGGTGATGTTGTTGAAGTAAGAATCTAA
- the LOC130741317 gene encoding uncharacterized protein LOC130741317 produces MEEEQGKQAPELHLLPHPSTSDKPAATRTRPKRFVKNQIPDSILNDPLLNAAISILPSNYSFEVHKCVWRVLSTGAKRVALQFPEGLLMYSLVLSDIFTTFAAVSHCFVLGDVTYGACCVDDFSAVALGADLLIHYGHSCLVPIDSTTIPCLYVFVDIKINLDHLVDTVRMNLDGITSVVLAGTIQFASAIRAAKPELEKLGFRVLVPQSKPLSAGEVLGCTAPKVAVNTFDDSNESVLVFVADGRFHLEAFMIANPAMKAFRYDPYMGNLFLEEYDHVGMKRSRKDAISKAKGARNWGVVLGTLGRQGNPKILERLEKKMRDKGLDYTVVLMSEISPTRIALFEDSLDAWIQIACPRLSIDWGDAFGKPVLTPFEAEIALGVIPGWWEKTEVLKQDCEDGGADCKKSDSCVDCGCGDVKGTEDFGGDYPMDYYAQDGGEWNSSYVKKSSRPSRKISVSPVANSVISS; encoded by the coding sequence ATGGAGGAAGAACAAGGTAAGCAAGCACCTGAGCTTCACCTCCTTCCTCATCCATCAACCTCCGATAAACCCGCCGCCACCAGAACCAGGCCAAAGCGTTTCGTGAAGAACCAAATCCCCGATTCAATCCTCAACGACCCTCTCCTCAACGCCGCCATATCCATTCTCCCTTCCAACTACAGCTTCGAAGTCCACAAATGCGTCTGGCGCGTCCTCTCCACCGGAGCCAAGCGCGTCGCTCTCCAGTTCCCTGAAGGTCTCCTCATGTACTCTCTAGTTCTCTCTGACATCTTCACCACCTTCGCCGCCGTCTCCCACTGCTTCGTCCTCGGTGACGTCACCTACGGCGCCTGCTGCGTCGACGACTTCTCCGCCGTCGCTCTTGGCGCCGATCTGCTCATTCACTACGGCCACAGCTGCCTAGTCCCCATCGATTCCACCACCATCCCCTGCCTCTACGTCTTTGTCGACATCAAAATCAATCTCGACCACTTAGTCGACACAGTCAGGATGAACCTTGATGGCATAACCAGCGTCGTCCTCGCCGGCACGATTCAGTTCGCTTCTGCAATTCGGGCTGCGAAGCCTGAGTTGGAgaaattagggtttagggttttggtccCGCAATCGAAGCCGCTCTCCGCCGGCGAGGTTCTCGGCTGCACCGCGCCCAAGGTGGCGGTGAATACCTTTGATGATAGTAATGAGAGTGTTTTGGTGTTTGTAGCGGATGGGAGGTTTCACCTTGAGGCGTTCATGATAGCGAATCCGGCAATGAAGGCTTTTAGGTATGACCCCTATATGGGGAACTTGTTTCTGGAGGAATATGATCATGTGGGCATGAAGAGATCGAGGAAAGATGCGATTTCGAAAGCAAAAGGGGCTAGGAATTGGGGTGTTGTTTTGGGGACATTGGGGAGGCAAGGGAATCCAAAGATTTTAGAGAggttggagaagaagatgagggaTAAAGGGTTGGATTATACTGTGGTTTTGATGTCTGAGATAAGCCCTACGAGGATCGCTCTGTTTGAGGACTCTCTTGATGCTTGGATTCAGATTGCTTGTCCTCGGTTATCGATTGACTGGGGTGATGCATTTGGAAAACCAGTGCTTACTCCTTTCGAGGCAGAGATTGCGCTTGGTGTCATACCTGGTTGGTGGGAGAAAACTGAGGTGTTGAAACAGGATTGTGAAGATGGTGGTGCAGATTGCAAGAAGAGTGACTCTTGCGTTGATTGTGGTTGCGGAGATGTAAAAGGAACGGAAGATTTTGGCGGAGATTATCCGATGGACTACTATGCTCAAGATGGCGGCGAGTGGAATTCCTCTTATGTCAAGAAATCTTCTCGTCCTTCAAGGAAAATTTCTGTATCTCCTGTTGCTAATAGTGTCATTTCCAGTTAG
- the LOC130741318 gene encoding uncharacterized protein LOC130741318 isoform X1, protein MSTTMLSCQRSSTMFARQTTSPFLHRFRHFKLKPHRPRFRCLLDQIVAPSSSLTSANVIAAAAKAASVHGAVSSAITQVAVTAFAIASGACLSTKVDFLWPKLEEQTGAIMQDGVDITGYTIFDDEKVQKAIAFARKAHRGQMRKTGEPYLTHCIHTGRILAALVPSSGKRAVDTVVAGILHDVVDDACQSLQDIEAEFGDDVVKLVAGVSRLSYINQLLRRHRRVSVNQGVLGQEEASNLRVMLLGMVDDPRVVLIKLADRLHNMRTIYALPLQKAQAVAEETLIIWCSLASRLGLWALKSELEDLCFAVLQPQIFQKMRADLASMWSPSSRIGNPRRLSVKGNLIPSEENNSTSFDNKSVTFKEDVSSMKDLLDAVVPFDILLDRRKRAKFLSTFGNNMETCMKPKVVLDAGLALASLVICEEALERELIISASYVPGMEVTLSSRLKSLYSLYSKMKRKDISIDKVYDTRALRVVVGDKKGTLHGPAVKCCYSLLDIVHRLWTPIDGEFDDYIINPKPSGYQSLHTAVQGPDNSPLEVQIRTQRMHEYAEHGLAAHWLYKETGNPFSSIDRMDEPETEASSYFSKDIEEENSPDSLLGRYKSLKAGHPVLRVEGSHLLAAVIISVENDERNLLVAVSFGLPASEAVGDRRSSFQIKQWEAYAQLFKKVSDEWWFEPGHGDWFTCLEKYTLCRDGMYHKQDQFGRLLPTFIQVINFTEEEESEYWDVVSAVFEGRPVDCITSRPKFDFVASTSVDASINNKVQLLRTMLSWEEQLRSEVSIKQIKQDAELYDLHGSLNLGEVVIICWPNGEIMRLKAGSTATDAALRVGLDGKLVLINGQLVLPNTKLKDGDVVEVRI, encoded by the exons ATGAGCACAACCATGCTCTCATGCCAACGCTCTTCCACAATGTTCGCTCGTcaaaccacttctccatttCTTCACAGATTCCGTCACTTCAAACTCAAACCTCACCGCCCTCGATTTCGCTGCTTGCTCGACCAAATCGTTGCTCCCTCCTCGTCGTTGACCTCCGCGAATGTCATCGCTGCCGCTGCTAAGGCCGCCTCCGTCCACGGCGCTGTCTCCTCCGCCATCACTCAGGTTGCCGTCACCGCCTTCGCTATTGCTTCCGGTGCTTGTCTCTCCACCAAGGTTGATTTCTTATGGCCTAAATTGGAGGAACAAACAG GTGCCATTATGCAGGATGGAGTAGATATTACTGGCTACACTATATTTGATGATGAAAAG GTCCAGAAGGCTATAGCGTTTGCAAGGAAAGCGCACCGAGGCCAAATGCGGAAGACAGGAGAGCCTTATTTAACACACTGTATCCATACAGGAAGAATCTTGGCAGCGTTGGTTCCATCAAGTGGTAAACGA GCTGTTGACACGGTCGTGGCTGGTATTTTACATGACGTGGTTGATGACGCTTGTCAAAGTCTACAGGACATTGAGGCAGAGTTTGGGGATGATGTAGTCAAGTTGGTAGCTGGTGTTTCAAGGTTAAGCTATATAAATCAG CTATTACGCAGGCATCGAAGGGTAAGCGTGAACCAGGGTGTCCTTGGCCAAGAAGAG GCAAGTAATTTACGAGTGATGCTTTTGGGAATGGTTGATGATCCACGTGTTGTGCTCATCAAGCTTGCAGATCGTCTTCACAACATGAGAACAAT TTATGCTCTGCCATTGCAAAAGGCTCAAGCTGTTGCAGAGGAGACCTTAATTATTTGGTGTTCACTTGCATCAAGATTGGGTCTATGGGCTTTGAAATCTGAACTCGAAGATCTGTGCTTTGCTGTTCTACAG CCTCAAATATTTCAAAAGATGCGAGCTGATCTAGCTTCCATGTGGAGCCCTTCAAGCAGAATAGGAAATCCGAGAAGATTATCTGTGAAAGGAAACTTGATACCTTCGGAGGAGAACAATTCAACTTCTTTCGACAATAAATCCGTGACATTCAAGGAGGATGTCTCTAGTATGAAG gatCTTTTGGACGCTGTAGTCCCATTTGATATTTTGTTGGATCGGAGAAAACGGGCTAAATTTCTCAGTACTTTTGGGAATAATATGGAGACATGCATGAAACCAAAGGTTGTTTTAGATGCTGGGTTAGCTTTGGCATCATTGGTCATTTGTGAGGAAGCACTTGAGCGAGAATTGATTATCTCAGCTTC TTATGTTCCGGGAATGGAAGTTACATTATCAAGCCGATTAAAAAGCCTGTATAGTTTATACAGTAAG ATGAAACGAAAGGATATAAGCATTGATAAAGTATATGATACTCGTGCATTAAGAGTAGTTGTTGGAGATAAGAAAGGAACCTTGCATGGGCCTGCAGTTAAATGTTGCTATAGTCTTCTTGATATTGTACACAG GCTTTGGACTCCAATAGATGGTGAATTTGATGACTACATCATTAATCCTAAGCCTAGTGGCTATCAG TCCTTGCACACTGCTGTCCAAGGTCCTGACAACTCACCTTTAGAAGTACAAATAAGAACACAG AGGATGCATGAGTACGCTGAACATGGACTTGCTGCACATTGGCTTTATAAGGAAACTGGAAATCCTTTTTCATCCATAGACAGAATGGATGAACCTGAAACAGAAGCATCCTCCTATTTCTCCAAAGATATAGAAGAGGAAAATTCTCCAGATAGTTTATTAGGTAGATATAAGTCATTAAAGGCTGGGCATCCGGTCCTCAGAGTAGAAGGAAGTCACTTACTTGCTGCTGTTATCATCAG TGTAGAAAATGATGAAAGAAATTTGTTAGTTGCTGTCAGCTTTGGGCTACCAGCCTCTGAAGCAGTAGGTGACAGAAGATCTTCTTTCCAGATTAAGCAATGGGAAGCTTATGCACAACTATTCAAAAAG GTGTCTGATGAATGGTGGTTTGAACCAGGACATGGGGATTGGTTTACTTGTCTAGAGAAGTACACACTATGTCGAGATGGTATGTATCACAAG CAAGACCAATTTGGGCGCCTACTGCCAACATTCATCCAGGTTATCAATTTTACTgaggaagaagaatctgaaTACTGGGATGTTGTTTCTGCGGTGTTTGAGGGCAGGCCAGTGGATTGCATTACATCACGGCCAAAATTTGACTTTGTTGCATCAACTTCTGTGGATGCTAGCATCAATAACAAG GTGCAACTCTTGAGAACAATGCTTTCCTGGGAAGAGCAATTGCGCTCGGAAGTGAGTATCAAGCAAATAAAGCAGGATGCAGAGCTTTATGATCTTCATGGTTCTCTTAACCTTGGAGAAGTGGTAATTATATGTTGGCCTAATGGTGAAATTATGAGGTTAAAAGCTGGCAGCACTGCTACTGATGCGGCTCTAAGAGTTGGTTTGGATGGAAAGCTGGTTTTGATTAATGGACAGCTAGTACTGCCCAATACGAAACTCAAAGACGGTGATGTTGTTGAAGTAAGAATCTAA
- the LOC130741318 gene encoding probable GTP diphosphokinase RSH2, chloroplastic isoform X3 translates to MSTTMLSCQRSSTMFARQTTSPFLHRFRHFKLKPHRPRFRCLLDQIVAPSSSLTSANVIAAAAKAASVHGAVSSAITQVAVTAFAIASGACLSTKVDFLWPKLEEQTGAIMQDGVDITGYTIFDDEKVQKAIAFARKAHRGQMRKTGEPYLTHCIHTGRILAALVPSSGKRAVDTVVAGILHDVVDDACQSLQDIEAEFGDDVVKLVAGVSRLSYINQLLRRHRRVSVNQGVLGQEEASNLRVMLLGMVDDPRVVLIKLADRLHNMRTIYALPLQKAQAVAEETLIIWCSLASRLGLWALKSELEDLCFAVLQPQIFQKMRADLASMWSPSSRIGNPRRLSVKGNLIPSEENNSTSFDNKSVTFKEDVSSMKDLLDAVVPFDILLDRRKRAKFLSTFGNNMETCMKPKVVLDAGLALASLVICEEALERELIISASYVPGMEVTLSSRLKSLYSLYSKMKRKDISIDKVYDTRALRVVVGDKKGTLHGPAVKCCYSLLDIVHRLWTPIDGEFDDYIINPKPSGYQSLHTAVQGPDNSPLEVQIRTQRMHEYAEHGLAAHWLYKETGNPFSSIDRMDEPETEASSYFSKDIEEENSPDSLLGRYKSLKAGHPVLRVEGSHLLAAVIISVENDERNLLVAVSFGLPASEAVGDRRSSFQIKQWEAYAQLFKKVSDEWWFEPGHGDWFTCLEKYTLCRDARPIWAPTANIHPGYQFY, encoded by the exons ATGAGCACAACCATGCTCTCATGCCAACGCTCTTCCACAATGTTCGCTCGTcaaaccacttctccatttCTTCACAGATTCCGTCACTTCAAACTCAAACCTCACCGCCCTCGATTTCGCTGCTTGCTCGACCAAATCGTTGCTCCCTCCTCGTCGTTGACCTCCGCGAATGTCATCGCTGCCGCTGCTAAGGCCGCCTCCGTCCACGGCGCTGTCTCCTCCGCCATCACTCAGGTTGCCGTCACCGCCTTCGCTATTGCTTCCGGTGCTTGTCTCTCCACCAAGGTTGATTTCTTATGGCCTAAATTGGAGGAACAAACAG GTGCCATTATGCAGGATGGAGTAGATATTACTGGCTACACTATATTTGATGATGAAAAG GTCCAGAAGGCTATAGCGTTTGCAAGGAAAGCGCACCGAGGCCAAATGCGGAAGACAGGAGAGCCTTATTTAACACACTGTATCCATACAGGAAGAATCTTGGCAGCGTTGGTTCCATCAAGTGGTAAACGA GCTGTTGACACGGTCGTGGCTGGTATTTTACATGACGTGGTTGATGACGCTTGTCAAAGTCTACAGGACATTGAGGCAGAGTTTGGGGATGATGTAGTCAAGTTGGTAGCTGGTGTTTCAAGGTTAAGCTATATAAATCAG CTATTACGCAGGCATCGAAGGGTAAGCGTGAACCAGGGTGTCCTTGGCCAAGAAGAG GCAAGTAATTTACGAGTGATGCTTTTGGGAATGGTTGATGATCCACGTGTTGTGCTCATCAAGCTTGCAGATCGTCTTCACAACATGAGAACAAT TTATGCTCTGCCATTGCAAAAGGCTCAAGCTGTTGCAGAGGAGACCTTAATTATTTGGTGTTCACTTGCATCAAGATTGGGTCTATGGGCTTTGAAATCTGAACTCGAAGATCTGTGCTTTGCTGTTCTACAG CCTCAAATATTTCAAAAGATGCGAGCTGATCTAGCTTCCATGTGGAGCCCTTCAAGCAGAATAGGAAATCCGAGAAGATTATCTGTGAAAGGAAACTTGATACCTTCGGAGGAGAACAATTCAACTTCTTTCGACAATAAATCCGTGACATTCAAGGAGGATGTCTCTAGTATGAAG gatCTTTTGGACGCTGTAGTCCCATTTGATATTTTGTTGGATCGGAGAAAACGGGCTAAATTTCTCAGTACTTTTGGGAATAATATGGAGACATGCATGAAACCAAAGGTTGTTTTAGATGCTGGGTTAGCTTTGGCATCATTGGTCATTTGTGAGGAAGCACTTGAGCGAGAATTGATTATCTCAGCTTC TTATGTTCCGGGAATGGAAGTTACATTATCAAGCCGATTAAAAAGCCTGTATAGTTTATACAGTAAG ATGAAACGAAAGGATATAAGCATTGATAAAGTATATGATACTCGTGCATTAAGAGTAGTTGTTGGAGATAAGAAAGGAACCTTGCATGGGCCTGCAGTTAAATGTTGCTATAGTCTTCTTGATATTGTACACAG GCTTTGGACTCCAATAGATGGTGAATTTGATGACTACATCATTAATCCTAAGCCTAGTGGCTATCAG TCCTTGCACACTGCTGTCCAAGGTCCTGACAACTCACCTTTAGAAGTACAAATAAGAACACAG AGGATGCATGAGTACGCTGAACATGGACTTGCTGCACATTGGCTTTATAAGGAAACTGGAAATCCTTTTTCATCCATAGACAGAATGGATGAACCTGAAACAGAAGCATCCTCCTATTTCTCCAAAGATATAGAAGAGGAAAATTCTCCAGATAGTTTATTAGGTAGATATAAGTCATTAAAGGCTGGGCATCCGGTCCTCAGAGTAGAAGGAAGTCACTTACTTGCTGCTGTTATCATCAG TGTAGAAAATGATGAAAGAAATTTGTTAGTTGCTGTCAGCTTTGGGCTACCAGCCTCTGAAGCAGTAGGTGACAGAAGATCTTCTTTCCAGATTAAGCAATGGGAAGCTTATGCACAACTATTCAAAAAG GTGTCTGATGAATGGTGGTTTGAACCAGGACATGGGGATTGGTTTACTTGTCTAGAGAAGTACACACTATGTCGAGATG CAAGACCAATTTGGGCGCCTACTGCCAACATTCATCCAGGTTATCAATTTTACTga
- the LOC130741319 gene encoding LOW QUALITY PROTEIN: ribonuclease MRP protein subunit POP4 (The sequence of the model RefSeq protein was modified relative to this genomic sequence to represent the inferred CDS: deleted 1 base in 1 codon), which produces MAADSRKRTLEALERRIAVAKNDLLLKEKKSKKDIKDDGKPTIPAVSISNGSSLHCPSSDANKKGNISFYGHATSQDIEDGPAYDQLSLPINENLLTTNEEFSAERGGSIIGMLHELLQKGDAAPKYMQGSKNMKIDNWILLDNFVQGRTVSSGSQTRALRIHSKRSKKHMSMKQHKKYGSLDLPQEFHKFDIFKPMHEMWKDYIMQLLKSTGKNQLAQCLLVADLHGANILVVECKIKHLTGTCGIMIRETSEAFGIITEDNKFRVVPKTVSVFYSKLIAGKSLCTEINSVQERSDYDISDDPSIVK; this is translated from the exons ATGGCGGCAGATTCAAGAAAACGCACATTGGAGGCTTTGGAGAGAAGAATTGCTGTTGCCAAAAATGATCTTCtcttaaaagaaaagaagagcaaAAAAGATATAAAGGATGATGGGAAACCAACCATTCCCGCAGTTTCTATTTCTAATGGTTCTTCCTTACATTGTCCATCATCAGATGCAAACAAGAAAG GGAATATCAGTTTTTATGGTCATGCCACTTCGCAAG ACATTGAAGATGGTCCTGCATATGATCAACTTTCTCTACCTATAAATGAAAATCTGCTGACAACCAATGAAGAG TTTTCTGCTGAAAGAGGAGGTTCAATTATTGGAATGTTGCACGAGCTTCTTCAGAAGGGAGATGCAGCCCCAAAGTACATGCAAGGATCTAAAAACATGAAAATTGACAACTGGATCCTTCTTGATAATTTTGTACAAGGGCGTACAGTTTCTTCTGGTTCTCAAACAAGGGCTTTGCGAATCCATTCAAAACGCTCTAAGAAACACATGTCCATGAAACAACACAAAAAGTATGGATCATTGGATCTTCCGCAAGAATTCCATAA GTTTGATATCTTCAAGCCAATGCATGAAATGTGGAAAGACTATATAATGCAGCTTCTTAAATCCACCGG GAAAAATCAATTGGCTCAATGTCTCCTTGTTGCAGATCTACATGGTGCTAATATTTTAG TTGTGGAGTGTAAAATCAAACATTTGACTGGAACTTGTGGCATCATGATTCGTGAAACTTCTGAAGCATTTGGGATAATTACCGAAGATAATAAATTTCGAG TTGTTCCCAAAACGGTTTCTGTATTT TATTCCAAGCTGATTGCTGGAAAGTCACTATGCACGGAGATAAACTCAGTTCAAGAAAGGTCGGATTATGATATTAGTGATGATCCTTCAATTGTTAAGTAA